A window of the Eretmochelys imbricata isolate rEreImb1 chromosome 7, rEreImb1.hap1, whole genome shotgun sequence genome harbors these coding sequences:
- the LOXL4 gene encoding lysyl oxidase homolog 4, with product MAESVWGGSVMLAGPIPTLLLLCLATPSWQQPPQVQVRLVGARSQAGEGRLEVLYDGQWGTVCDDDFDIHVASVACRELGFESAVTWAHSAKYGRGEGPVWLDNVQCAGTEGSLAECDSNGWGVSDCHHGEDAGVVCSGRHPPGAPAPGPAAGLQGTKLEEVRLKPVLAWAKLSVPISEGVVEVKHEGRWRQVCDAGWTRNSSRVVCGMLGFPREKRLNTGLYRKLWNLQLKDPKSSLRTLSRKNAFWIHRVSCLGTEPHLSHCPVQVSPASRLQPACPRGMHAVVSCVPGAEFQKAKARPFRQGRRAEGPQVRLRAGAQVGEGRVEVLHRGHWGTVCDEKWNLLAASVVCRQLGYGTARQALAGAQLGQGLGPIHMTEVQCTGSEHSLHECRFQEAAQSGCRHEADAAVRCNVPRMDYQSQVRLVGGRSPEEGVVEVLVPVGGALKWGSVCGERWGLNEAMVVCRQLGLGFASHALQETWYWQGSPEAGEVVVSGVRCTGSELSIQQCQRHGPVHCPAGGGRFSAGVSCTETAPDLVLDAQLVQETGYLEERPLAMLSCAHEERCLSHSADHASWPHGHRRLLRFSSRIHNLGRADFRPHTGRHAWLWHQCHRHYHSMEVFTHYDLLTPNGSRVAEGHKASFCLEDTSCPPGLQRRFACANFGEQGVSAGCWDTYRHDIDCQWVDISDVGPGSYVLQVVVNPQHEVAESDFSNNVMRCRCRYDGHRAWLHGCHTGDQYGAEAVRELEQQQRLASNLL from the exons ATGGCA GAGTCTGTCTGGGGAGGATCAGTGATGCTGGCTGgacccatccccaccctgctcctgctGTGCCTGGCGacccccagctggcagcagcccCCACAGGTTCAGGTGCGGCTGGTGggggccaggagccaggcaggCGAGGGGCGGCTGGAGGTGCTGTACGATGGGCAGTGGGGGACCGTGTGTGACGACGACTTCGACATCCACGTGGCCAGCGTGgcctgcagggagctgggcttTGAGTCGGCCGTGACATGGGCTCACAGCGCCAAGTATGGCCGAGGGGAAG GCCCGGTCTGGCTGGACAACGTGCAGTGTGCCGGCACCGAGGGCTCCCTGGCCGAGTGCGACTCCAACGGCTGGGGCGTGAGTGACTGCCACCACGGAGAGGACGCCGGCGTCGTGTGCTCGGGCCGGCACCCGCCTGGTGCCCCTGCCCCGGGCCCAGCCGCCGGCCTGCAG ggaacGAAGCTGGAGGAGGTGCGGCTCAAGCCCGTCCTGGCCTGGGCTAAGCTGAGCGTGCCCATCAGCGAGGGCGTGGTGGAGGTGAAGCACGAGGGGCGCTGGAGGCAGGTGTGCGACGCCGGCTGGACCAGGAACAGCAGCCGCGTGGTGTGCGGGATGCTGGGTTTCCCCCGGGAGAAGCGGCTCAACACCGGCTTGTACAG GAAGCTCTGGAACCTGCAGTTGAAGGATCCCAAGTCGAG CCTGAGGACCCTGAGCCGGAAGAACGCGTTCTGGATCCACCGGGTCAGCTGCCTGGGCACGGAGCCCCACCTGTCCCACTGCCCGGTGCAGGTGTCCCCTGCCAGCCGGCTCCAGCCCGCCTGCCCCCGCGGCATGCACGCCGTCGTCAGCTGCGTCCCGGGCGCCGAGTTCCAGAAAGCCAAGGCCAGGCCGTTCCGCCAGGGCCGGCGCGCAGAG GGGCCCCAGGTGCGTCTCCGGGCTGGCGCCCAGGTGGGCGAGGGCCGGGTGGAGGTGCTGCACCGTGGCCACTGGGGCACCGTGTGCGACGAAAAGTGGAACCTGCTCGCAGCCAGCGTGGTGTGTCGGCAGCTGGGCTACGGGACGGCCAGGCAGGCCCTGGCAGGGGCCCAGCTGGGCCAGG GCCTGGGCCCCATCCACATGACCGAGGTGCAGTGCACGGGCTCCGAGCACTCCCTACACGAGTGCCGCTTCCAGGAGGCAGCGCAGAGCGGCTGCCGGCATGAGGCCGACGCTGCCGTCCGGTGCAACGTGCCCCGCATGGACTACCAGAGCCAG gtGCGCCTGGTGGGGGGCCGCAGCCCCGAGGAGGGTGTGGTGGAGGTGCTGGTGCCGGTGGGGGGCGCCCTGAAGTGGGGCTCCGTGTGTGGTGAACGGTGGGGGCTGAACGAGGCCATGGTGGTCTGCAGacagctggggctgggcttcGCCAGCCATGCCCTCCAG gagACCTGGTACTGGCAGGGCAGCCCGGAGGCGGGCGAGGTGGTGGTGAGCGGCGTGCGCTGCACGGGCTCTGAGCTCAGCATCCAGCAATGCCAGCGCCATGGCCCCGTGCACTGCCCGGCTGGCGGTGGGCGCTTCTCTGCCGGGGTCAGCTGCACCGAGA CCGCCCCGGACCTGGTGCTGGACGCGCAGCTGGTGCAGGAGACGGgctacctggaggagcggccgcTCGCCATGCTGTCCTGCGCCCACGAGGAGCGCTGCCTCTCGCACTCGGCCGACCACGCCAGCTGGCCCCACGGGCACCGGCGTCTGCTGCGCTTCTCCTCCCGGATCCACAACCTGGGCCGAGCCGACTTCCGGCCCCACACCGGCCGCCACGCCTGGCTCTGGCATCAGTGCCACAG GCATTACCACAGCATGGAGGTTTTCACCCACTACGACCTGCTGACGCCCAACGGCTCCAGGGTGGCCGAAGGGCACAAGGCCAGCTTCTGCCTCGAGGACACCAGCTGCCCCCCAG ggctgcagcGGCGCTTTGCGTGTGCCAACTTCGGGGAGCAGGGGGTGAGCGCGGGGTGCTGGGACACCTACCGGCACGACATCGACTGCCAGTGGGTGGACATCAGCGACGTGGGGCCCGGCAGCTACGTCTTACAG gTGGTCGTGAACCCCCAGCACGAGGTGGCTGAGTCCGATTTCTCCAACAACGTGATGCGCTGCCGGTGCAGGTACGATGGGCACCGCGCCTGGCTGCACGGCTGCCACACAG gtgACCAATACGGCGCCGAGGCCGTCCgagagctggagcagcagcagcgcctgGCCAGTAACCTCCTGTGA